One Phaseolus vulgaris cultivar G19833 chromosome 2, P. vulgaris v2.0, whole genome shotgun sequence DNA window includes the following coding sequences:
- the LOC137812929 gene encoding AP-3 complex subunit delta: protein MAGSSIMENLFQHSLEDLIKAMRLQLIGETTFISKAVEEIRREIKSTDQQTKSTALQKLSYLSAVHGVDMSWASFQVVEVMSSSKFAHKRIGYHAASQSFNDDTPVLLLITNQLRKDLSSTNEFEVSLALNLLSQIATLDLARDLTPEVFKLLSTTKVFVRKKAIAVVLRVFDKYPDAVRVCFKRLVENLESSEPLVVTAVIGVFCELAAKDPRSYLPLAPEFYRILVDSKNNWVLIKVLKVFAKLAPLEHRLGKRIVEPVCDHIRRSGAKSLVFECVRTVLTSLSDYESAVKLAVEKVRELLVDQDPNLRYLGLQALSVAAPKHLWAVLENKEAVVKSLSDDDLNIRIESLRLLMAMVSESHVADISRVLLNYALKSDPGFCNEILDSILRTCSRNFYEIVVDFDWYVSLLGEMATIPNCQKGEEIETQLVDIGMRVKDARMELVRVGRDLLIDPALLGNVHLHRILCAAAWVAGEYVEVASNPFELMDALLQPRTSLLPPSIRAVYINSVLKILIFCLDCYLLQSDGSGSLYSVNLEGGQSELFSAKNDTEATELATCGGLNYEQDVGFNPRNTADYSGDLSVENGIDRAATHGKTFTSTLLAKKNFMHESIVSLLNRIELIFGPLITNQDVEVLERSQNILSLVQLIKEEIIDNSVLSVDTIEKKDTRVSAIINFMRDAFTTELGPVSVSAQGRVAVPDALVLKENLDELQAICGDTELPSSSSFATGGPHCTTTSDASSSNLLKNEESGPLNESTSLIEHRKRHGLYYLPSEKSEIFPDEYPRANDPKSNSNINDEAAELVKLTEQSLLLKKRTTQTKPRPVVVKLDDGDLTPISVKRPEPRDDSLSGAIKDVLLGSETGPSVSRSYPSGKSSRKQKEKKKLSTNDRSEMKENAVDSEKPDLESPNSSSKNHGHSKERKHRGKEKIVESEDHDHNEKKKSGHRHGRRKTHQRAKSPLNVASQTPVIPDFLL, encoded by the coding sequence ATGGCGGGTTCTTCGATCATGGAGAACCTCTTCCAACACTCGCTGGAGGATCTCATCAAAGCCATGCGCCTCCAACTCATCGGCGAAACTACCTTCATCTCCAAGGCCGTGGAGGAGATCCGCCGCGAGATCAAATCCACCGACCAGCAAACCAAATCCACTGCACTCCAAAAGCTCTCTTACCTATCCGCCGTGCACGGCGTCGACATGTCCTGGGCGTCCTTCCAGGTCGTCGAGGTCATGTCCTCCTCCAAGTTCGCGCACAAGAGGATTGGTTACCACGCGGCTTCCCAATCCTTCAACGACGACACGCCGGTGCTCCTACTCATCACCAACCAGCTCCGCAAGGACCTCTCCTCCACCAACGAGTTCGAGGTAAGCCTCGCTCTCAATTTGTTGTCGCAAATCGCCACTCTCGACCTCGCTCGCGATTTGACGCCCGAGGTTTTCAAATTGCTCTCCACCACTAAGGTTTTCGTCAGGAAGAAAGCTATCGCCGTCGTTTTGAGGGTTTTCGATAAGTACCCCGACGCAGTTAGGGTTTGCTTCAAGCGCTTGGTTGAGAATCTCGAGAGCTCCGAACCTTTGGTTGTGACCGCAGTGATTGGAGTTTTCTGCGAGCTGGCTGCCAAGGATCCTAGGTCGTATCTTCCCTTGGCGCCGGAGTTTTATAGGATTTTGGTTGATTCTAAGAACAATTGGGTTTTGATTAAGGTGCTCAAGGTGTTTGCTAAGTTGGCTCCCTTGGAGCATAGATTAGGGAAAAGGATTGTTGAGCCGGTTTGTGATCACATCAGGAGGTCTGGGGCCAAGTCCTTGGTGTTTGAGTGTGTTAGGACTGTGCTCACTAGCTTGAGTGATTATGAGTCGGCTGTTAAACTCGCGGTTGAGAAGGTTAGGGAGTTGCTGGTTGATCAGGATCCCAATCTTAGGTATCTTGGGCTGCAGGCGCTTTCGGTTGCTGCACCCAAGCATTTGTGGGCAGTCTTGGAGAATAAGGAAGCGGTGGTAAAGTCGTTGAGTGATGATGATTTGAATATCAGGATTGAGTCTCTGCGATTGTTGATGGCCATGGTATCTGAGAGCCATGTTGCAGACATCTCCAGGGTGTTGCTTAATTATGCGTTGAAATCTGACCCTGGATTTTGCAACGAGATATTGGATTCCATTTTGAGGACATGTAGTAGAAATTTTTATGAGATTGTTGTTGACTTTGATTGGTATGTGTCTCTTCTTGGAGAAATGGCCACGATTCCTAATTGCCAAAAGGGGGAAGAGATTGAGACTCAGCTTGTTGACATTGGCATGAGAGTTAAGGATGCCAGAATGGAGCTCGTTCGGGTGGGGCGTGATCTGTTGATTGACCCTGCATTACTGGGTAATGTGCACTTACATAGGATATTGTGTGCTGCTGCTTGGGTTGCTGGAGAGTATGTTGAGGTTGCAAGTAATCCCTTTGAACTCATGGATGCACTCCTACAGCCTCGTACCAGTCTCTTGCCACCATCCATTAGAGCAGTTTATATTAATTCtgttcttaaaatattaattttttgtctGGACTGTTACCTTTTGCAAAGTGATGGTTCTGGATCTTTGTATTCTGTTAACTTAGAAGGGGGGCAGTCAGAGTTGTTTAGTGCAAAAAATGACACTGAGGCTACTGAATTGGCAACTTGTGGAGGTTTAAACTATGAACAGGATGTTGGTTTTAACCCAAGGAATACAGCTGACTATTCTGGAGATCTTTCTGTTGAAAATGGTATAGACAGAGCTGCCACTCATGGTAAAACATTTACATCTACTCTATTGGCAAAGAAGAATTTCATGCACGAATCTATTGTAAGCTTATTGAATagaattgaattaatttttgGCCCGCTAATAACAAACCAGGATGTTGAAGTGCTGGAGAGATCACAAAACATACTTTCGCTTGTTCAGTTGATTAAAGAAGAAATTATTGATAATTCTGTCCTGAGTGTGGACACCATAGAAAAGAAAGATACTCGAGTTTCAGCTATTATCAATTTCATGCGTGATGCTTTTACTACGGAACTTGGTCCAGTCTCAGTAAGTGCCCAGGGCAGAGTTGCTGTACCGGATGCACTAGTTCTTAAAGAAAATCTTGATGAATTACAAGCAATATGTGGTGATACTGAACTACCTTCATCAAGTTCGTTTGCCACAGGAGGCCCTCACTGTACCACTACATCCGATGCTTCGTCATCTAATCTTCTGAAAAATGAAGAGTCAGGGCCTTTGAATGAATCCACATCCTTGATTGAACACCGTAAGCGGCATGGGTTATATTATCTTCCTTCAGAGAAGAGTGAGATTTTTCCAGATGAGTATCCTCGGGCAAATGATCCGAAGTCAAACAGTAATATAAATGATGAAGCTGCCGAACTAGTCAAGCTGACAGAGCAATCACTTCTTCTGAAGAAAAGGACAACCCAAACAAAGCCCAGGCCGGTAGTAGTGAAATTGGATGATGGAGATCTGACACCAATTTCAGTCAAAAGGCCAGAGCCTAGGGACGATTCTCTTTCTGGAGCCATAAAAGATGTTCTTCTAGGAAGTGAAACTGGACCAAGTGTGTCTCGAAGTTATCCTTCTGGCAAGTCATCAAGGAAgcagaaagagaaaaagaaactaAGCACGAATGATCGATCTGAAATGAAGGAAAATGCAGTTGATTCTGAAAAGCCTGACCTTGAAAGTCCAAATTCAAGTAGCAAAAACCATGGTCATAGTAAAGAGAGAAAACACAGAGGAAAAGAAAAGATTGTTGAGAGTGAAGATCATGATCATAACGAAAAGAAAAAGAGTGGCCACCGACATGGTAGGAGAAAAACTCATCAAAGAGCGAAGTCACCCTTAAATGTGGCTTCCCAAACCCCAGTCATTCCAGATTTTCTTTTGTAG
- the LOC137812923 gene encoding glycosyltransferase BC10-like — MKAKQLERSLAAANFLNTQSHLFNIFSHVLAFASGLFIGITIITFSLKSFSLNFQFHHLSLPSLPAPPSSASISTSHNETKVTIFTPNESRGFLRPTMAMHGMTEEELLWRASMVPRIEELPYKQTPKVAFMFLTKGPVFLGPLWERFFKGNEGFYSIYVHSHPSFNDTLPQSSVFYGRRIPSKEARWGEFNIVGAERRLLANALLDFSNQRFVLLSESCIPLFNFSTVYSYLMNSTKTFVEAYDLPGAVGRGRYSPRMRPLVRLSQWRKGSQWFQIDRALATEIVSDQLYFPLFNKHCKNGCYGDEHYLPTFVSIKFWQNNSDRTLTWVDWSKGGPHPTRFMRRNVTIEFLKRLRHGRTCQYNGKSTNICHLFARKFMPQALDRLLRFAPQIMQFN, encoded by the exons ATGAAGGCTAAGCAGCTAGAACGTTCTCTTGCTGCTGCAAATTTCTTGAATACTCAATCACACTTGTTCAACATCTTCTCTCATGTCCTAGCATTTGCCTCTGGTTTGTTCATTGGAATCACCATCATCACTTTCTCCCTCAAAAGCTTTTCCCTCAACTTTCAATTCCACCACCTCTCCCTTCCATCTTTGCCTGCTCCTCCTTCTTCTGCTTCCATCTCAACCTCACACAATGAGACAAAAGTCACCATCTTTACTCCAAACGAGTCAAGGGGTTTCTTGAGGCCAACCATGGCTATGCATGGCATGACAGAGGAAGAGTTGCTGTGGAGAGCTTCTATGGTTCCTAGGATTGAGGAACTGCCTTACAAACAGACCCCAAAGGTTGCATTTATGTTTTTGACAAAAGGGCCAGTCTTTTTGGGTCCACTCTGGGAGAGATTCTTCAAAGGAAATGAAGGGTTCTATTCTATCTATGTCCATTCCCATCCTTCTTTCAATGACACACTGCCTCAAAGTTCTGTTTTTTATGGCCGCAGAATCCCAAGCAAG GAGGCAAGATGGGGTGAGTTCAACATTGTAGGGGCAGAGAGGCGTCTACTAGCCAATGCACTGCTTGACTTCTCAAACCAACGTTTTGTTCTGCTCTCAGAATCATGCATTCCTTTGTTCAACTTCTCAACCGTCTATAGCTACCTCATGAACTCAACCAAGACCTTTGTGGAAGCCTATGACCTGCCAGGTGCAGTGGGGAGAGGGAGGTACAGCCCCAGAATGAGGCCACTGGTTAGGCTTTCTCAGTGGAGAAAAGGGTCCCAATGGTTCCAAATAGACCGTGCCCTTGCCACTGAGATAGTATCTGACCAACTATACTTCCCCTTGTTCAACAAACATTGCAAAAATGGATGTTATGGTGATGAACACTACTTGCCAACTTTTGTTAGCATCAAGTTTTGGCAGAATAACTCTGACAGAACTTTGACATGGGTTGATTGGTCTAAGGGTGGACCCCATCCAACAAGGTTTATGAGAAGAAATGTAACCATTGAATTTCTGAAGAGGCTAAGGCATGGAAGAACATGTCAGTACAATGGGAAGAGCACCAATATTTGCCACCTGTTTGCAAGAAAGTTCATGCCACAGGCTTTAGATAGATTGCTCAGGTTTGCTCCACAGATAATGCAGTTCAACTGA
- the LOC137812924 gene encoding protein SAR DEFICIENT 1-like: protein MAAKRFLDDSDQDTNKNGDKRMRPAPRPSFASVIGEVVMVKNLQNLFSGLEPLLRRVVNEEVERVMMHCVPRSITRSPSLRIEAMEQPTSYELMFEKKLLPKIFTGSRIVDTDGNPILVVLVDKSGGQRVRTSLPHPIKLEIVVLDGDFPSNSSDNNESWTSEEFNNRIVKERTGKRPLLAGELNLTMRNGIAPIEDIEFTDNSSWIRSRKFRVAVRVAPGTNQTVRIREGMTEPIVVKDHRGELYKKHHPPMLNDEVWRLEKIGKDGAFHKKLSREGINTVQDFLKLSVVDAQRLRKILGVGMSERMWDVTIKHAKTCEKGNKYYVYRGHNFTIFMNSICQLLRADINGQSFPGRELSNLTRSYMERLVREAYAKWNQLEEIDGALLSQGESMEQIPNNLQASVIAYDQNDYFGNTSAEGGNYVPTHNAEIGCSEWGVNATFATTSLISGIPYSFTDSQSDSGIRPSVDGATRWN, encoded by the exons ATGGCTGCCAAACGCTTTTTGGATGATTCTGATCAAGATACCAATAAGAATGGTGATAAACGGATGAGACCTGCACCAAGACCTTCTTTTGCTTC GGTAATAGGAGAAGTCGTCATGGTGAAGAACTTGCAGAACCTTTTCTCAGGCTTGGAACCCTTGCTTAGGAGAGTG GTGAACGAAGAGGTGGAGCGAGTGATGATGCATTGTGTTCCACGTTCAATAACCAGGTCCCCTTCGTTGAGGATCGAAGCAATGGAGCAACCAACAAGCTATGAACTCATGTTCGAGAAGAAGCTATTGCCCAAGATATTCACAGGAAGCAGAATAGTAGACACGGATGGGAACCCCATCCTTGTTGTTCTTGTTGACAAAAGCGGTGGTCAAAGGGTTCGCACCAGTCTCCCCCACCCCATCAAGCTAGAAATCGTGGTGCTTGATGGAGATTTTCCTTCCAATAGTAGTGATAACAACGAGTCATGGACGAGTGAAGAATTCAACAACCGCATAGTGAAGGAGAGAACAGGAAAGAGGCCGTTGCTGGCAGGAGAATTGAATCTGACCATGAGGAATGGGATTGCACCAATTGAAGACATTGAATTCACTGATAATTCCAGTTGGATAAGAAGCAGGAAGTTCAGAGTTGCTGTCAGAGTTGCTCCTGGGACTAATCAAACTGTTAGAATTCGTGAAGGCATGACAGAACCAATTGTTGTTAAGGATCACCGTGGTGAAT TGTACAAGAAACATCACCCACCTATGCTCAACGACGAAGTGTGGCGCCTAGAGAAGATTGGGAAAGACGGAGCTTTCCACAAAAAACTGTCCAGAGAGGGAATAAACACTGTGCAAGACTTTCTCAAGTTATCTGTTGTTGATGCCCAGAGGCTCAGAAAG ATTTTGGGCGTTGGGATGTCAGAGAGAATGTGGGATGTGACAATCAAGCATGCAAAGACCTGTGAGAAGGGCAACAAATACTATGTCTACCGTGGGCATAATTTTACCATCTTTATGAATTCCATATGCCAATTGCTTAGAGCTGATATCAATGGCCAAAGTTTTCCAGGAAGAGAGCTAAGCAACCTCACAAGG AGCTATATGGAAAGATTGGTGAGAGAAGCATATGCTAAATGGAATCAGTTGGAGGAAATTGACGGGGCTTTGTTAAGCCAAG GTGAGAGCATGGAGCAAATTCCAAACAATCTTCAAGCATCAGTTATAGCATATGATCAGAACGACTACTTTGGTAATACCTCTGCAGAAGGAGGCAACTATGTACCAACCCATAATGCAGAAATTGGGTGCAGTGAGTGGGGTGTGAATGCAACATTTGCCACAACATCCTTAATAAGTGGCATACCTTACAGCTTCACAGATTCACAATCTGACAGTGGCATAAGGCCCTCAGTTGATGGTGCCACAAGGTGGAACTAG
- the LOC137812927 gene encoding LEAF RUST 10 DISEASE-RESISTANCEUS RECEPTOR-LIKE PROTEIN KINASE-like 2.1 isoform X2, whose protein sequence is MFIKFAFLCFFATLFLFFTKTSGSHNTSSSPACLTQRCTYGPNISYPFWLTHADQLCGYHELGLFCYGGHNTFSHIGLYYRVKDIDYENHRLHLVDLDTFNETCPKALHSVPLGNLPLTHSPMNLNLSFYYNCSNYPSGVPSIPCLTSGVNQSFVFVLGNETKGFDWSGNCQENIVVTVMKDKITSDGDLISQFAGAMDEGFVLEWHTASYCVQCEASDGVCGYSNTEKEVLCFCKDGSTKNSTCDGGSSAGLSRLIIGLIIAGGIGALLTCVVVYIFRRKLSPILSEIRLAKKIDRDIEAFIRNNGPLPIKRYSYSDIKKMTNSFESKLGQGGYGQVYKGNLCNKSPVAVKLLNASKGNGEEFINEVISISRTSHVNIVNLLGFCLEGKKKAIIYDFMPNGSLEKYIGNKNLETNQPLSWQRLHHIVEGIAKGLEYLHRGCNTRILHFDIKPSNILLDKNFCPKISDFGMAKLCSNTESIISMYDARGTVGYISPEMWNRNFGGVSYKSDVYSYGMMILEMVGGRQNISIEASHSSETYFPHWIYKHVEVGRNLAFHEGMTPEENEICKKMIIVGLWCIQTSPSDRPAMSRVVEMLEGSMDQLQIPPEPFLFTPMKTEVDICTSSSSSD, encoded by the exons ATGTTCATCAAATTTGCATTTCTTTGCTTTTTTGCTACCTTGTTTCTCTTCTTCACCAAAACCTCTGGGAGCCACAACACATCATCCTCACCAGCTTGTCTCACTCAACGCTGCACTTATGGACCTAACATTAGCTACCCCTTTTGGCTTACCCATGCTGATCAACTTTGCGGTTACCATGAACTTGGCCTTTTCTGTTATGGAGGCCACAACACTTTTTCTCACATAGGATTATACTATAGGGTGAAAGATATAGACTATGAGAACCATAGGCTTCATCTGGTGGATTTGGACACTTTCAATGAAACTTGTCCCAAGGCACTCCACAGTGTTCCCTTAGGCAACCTACCACTTACTCATTCCCCCATGAACTTAAACCTTAGCTTTTACTACAACTGCAGTAACTACCCTTCTGGGGTCCCTTCTATCCCCTGTCTCACTTCTGGGGTAAATCAGTCttttgtgtttgtgttgggGAATGAGACCAAAGGTTTTGACTGGTCGGGGAACTGTCAGGAAAATATTGTGGTGACTGTGATGAAGGATAAGATTACAAGTGATGGTGACTTAATCAGCCAATTTGCTGGTGCCATGGATGAAGGGTTCGTGCTTGAATGGCACACTGCTTCGTATTGCGTTCAGTGTGAGGCTAGTGATGGAGTCTGTGGCTACAGTAACACTGAGAAGGAGGTGTTGTGTTTCTGCAAAGATGGAAGTACAAAAAACAGCACATGTGATG GGGGAAGCAGTGCTGGTTTGTCAAGATTAATTATAG GTTTAATTATAGCTGGAGGAATTGGTGCACTGCTGACATGTGTCGTAGTTTACATTTTTAGACGAAAACTGTCACCAATTTTGTCAGAAATTCGGCTGGCCAAAAAGATTGATCGAGACATTGAGGCCTTCATCAGAAATAATGGACCTCTTCCCATAAAAAGATACTCATATTCAGATATCAAGAAAATGACCAATTCTTTTGAATCCAAACTTGGACAAGGTGGCTATGGTCAAGTATATAAAGGAAATCTATGCAACAAATCTCCCGTGGCTGTGAAGCTACTGAATGCTTCCAAGGGAAACGGGGAAGAATTTATCAACGAGGTTATAAGCATAAGTAGAACATCCCATGTAAATATTGTTAATCTCCTTGGTTTCTGTCTTGAAGGCAAGAAGAAAGCTATTATATACGATTTTATGCCCAATGGATCACTTGAAAAGTACATTGGCAACAAGAATTTAGAAACTAATCAACCTTTGAGTTGGCAAAGACTACACCACATTGTTGAAGGAATAGCCAAAGGATTGGAGTACTTGCACAGAGGGTGCAACACTCGGATATTACATTTTGACATAAAACCAAGCAACATTCTTTTGGACAAAAATTTCTGTCCTAAAATCTCTGATTTTGGGATGGCCAAGCTCTGCTCAAACACAGAAAGTATCATATCTATGTATGATGCTAGAGGGACAGTTGGGTACATATCTCCAGAAATGTGGAACAGAAACTTTGGAGGGGTGTCATATAAATCTGATGTTTATAGTTATGGAATGATGATTTTGGAAATGGTTGGAGGAAGGCAAAATATCAGCATTGAAGCAAGCCATTCAAGTGAGACATATTTTCCCCATTGGATATACAAGCATGTTGAGGTGGGAAGAAATTTAGCATTTCATGAAGGTATGACCCCAGAGGAAAATGAGATTTGTAAGAAAATGATTATTGTGGGATTGTGGTGCATACAGACAAGCCCTTCTGACAGGCCTGCTATGAGTAGGGTGGTTGAAATGTTAGAAGGAAGCATGGATCAATTGCAAATTCCACCTGAGCCATTCTTATTTACTCCTATGAAAACTGAAGTGGATATTTGCACCAGTAGTAGTAGCAGTGATTGA
- the LOC137812927 gene encoding LEAF RUST 10 DISEASE-RESISTANCEUS RECEPTOR-LIKE PROTEIN KINASE-like 2.1 isoform X1, protein MFIKFAFLCFFATLFLFFTKTSGSHNTSSSPACLTQRCTYGPNISYPFWLTHADQLCGYHELGLFCYGGHNTFSHIGLYYRVKDIDYENHRLHLVDLDTFNETCPKALHSVPLGNLPLTHSPMNLNLSFYYNCSNYPSGVPSIPCLTSGVNQSFVFVLGNETKGFDWSGNCQENIVVTVMKDKITSDGDLISQFAGAMDEGFVLEWHTASYCVQCEASDGVCGYSNTEKEVLCFCKDGSTKNSTCDAGGSSAGLSRLIIGLIIAGGIGALLTCVVVYIFRRKLSPILSEIRLAKKIDRDIEAFIRNNGPLPIKRYSYSDIKKMTNSFESKLGQGGYGQVYKGNLCNKSPVAVKLLNASKGNGEEFINEVISISRTSHVNIVNLLGFCLEGKKKAIIYDFMPNGSLEKYIGNKNLETNQPLSWQRLHHIVEGIAKGLEYLHRGCNTRILHFDIKPSNILLDKNFCPKISDFGMAKLCSNTESIISMYDARGTVGYISPEMWNRNFGGVSYKSDVYSYGMMILEMVGGRQNISIEASHSSETYFPHWIYKHVEVGRNLAFHEGMTPEENEICKKMIIVGLWCIQTSPSDRPAMSRVVEMLEGSMDQLQIPPEPFLFTPMKTEVDICTSSSSSD, encoded by the exons ATGTTCATCAAATTTGCATTTCTTTGCTTTTTTGCTACCTTGTTTCTCTTCTTCACCAAAACCTCTGGGAGCCACAACACATCATCCTCACCAGCTTGTCTCACTCAACGCTGCACTTATGGACCTAACATTAGCTACCCCTTTTGGCTTACCCATGCTGATCAACTTTGCGGTTACCATGAACTTGGCCTTTTCTGTTATGGAGGCCACAACACTTTTTCTCACATAGGATTATACTATAGGGTGAAAGATATAGACTATGAGAACCATAGGCTTCATCTGGTGGATTTGGACACTTTCAATGAAACTTGTCCCAAGGCACTCCACAGTGTTCCCTTAGGCAACCTACCACTTACTCATTCCCCCATGAACTTAAACCTTAGCTTTTACTACAACTGCAGTAACTACCCTTCTGGGGTCCCTTCTATCCCCTGTCTCACTTCTGGGGTAAATCAGTCttttgtgtttgtgttgggGAATGAGACCAAAGGTTTTGACTGGTCGGGGAACTGTCAGGAAAATATTGTGGTGACTGTGATGAAGGATAAGATTACAAGTGATGGTGACTTAATCAGCCAATTTGCTGGTGCCATGGATGAAGGGTTCGTGCTTGAATGGCACACTGCTTCGTATTGCGTTCAGTGTGAGGCTAGTGATGGAGTCTGTGGCTACAGTAACACTGAGAAGGAGGTGTTGTGTTTCTGCAAAGATGGAAGTACAAAAAACAGCACATGTGATG CAGGGGGAAGCAGTGCTGGTTTGTCAAGATTAATTATAG GTTTAATTATAGCTGGAGGAATTGGTGCACTGCTGACATGTGTCGTAGTTTACATTTTTAGACGAAAACTGTCACCAATTTTGTCAGAAATTCGGCTGGCCAAAAAGATTGATCGAGACATTGAGGCCTTCATCAGAAATAATGGACCTCTTCCCATAAAAAGATACTCATATTCAGATATCAAGAAAATGACCAATTCTTTTGAATCCAAACTTGGACAAGGTGGCTATGGTCAAGTATATAAAGGAAATCTATGCAACAAATCTCCCGTGGCTGTGAAGCTACTGAATGCTTCCAAGGGAAACGGGGAAGAATTTATCAACGAGGTTATAAGCATAAGTAGAACATCCCATGTAAATATTGTTAATCTCCTTGGTTTCTGTCTTGAAGGCAAGAAGAAAGCTATTATATACGATTTTATGCCCAATGGATCACTTGAAAAGTACATTGGCAACAAGAATTTAGAAACTAATCAACCTTTGAGTTGGCAAAGACTACACCACATTGTTGAAGGAATAGCCAAAGGATTGGAGTACTTGCACAGAGGGTGCAACACTCGGATATTACATTTTGACATAAAACCAAGCAACATTCTTTTGGACAAAAATTTCTGTCCTAAAATCTCTGATTTTGGGATGGCCAAGCTCTGCTCAAACACAGAAAGTATCATATCTATGTATGATGCTAGAGGGACAGTTGGGTACATATCTCCAGAAATGTGGAACAGAAACTTTGGAGGGGTGTCATATAAATCTGATGTTTATAGTTATGGAATGATGATTTTGGAAATGGTTGGAGGAAGGCAAAATATCAGCATTGAAGCAAGCCATTCAAGTGAGACATATTTTCCCCATTGGATATACAAGCATGTTGAGGTGGGAAGAAATTTAGCATTTCATGAAGGTATGACCCCAGAGGAAAATGAGATTTGTAAGAAAATGATTATTGTGGGATTGTGGTGCATACAGACAAGCCCTTCTGACAGGCCTGCTATGAGTAGGGTGGTTGAAATGTTAGAAGGAAGCATGGATCAATTGCAAATTCCACCTGAGCCATTCTTATTTACTCCTATGAAAACTGAAGTGGATATTTGCACCAGTAGTAGTAGCAGTGATTGA